The Sedimentisphaera salicampi genome includes a region encoding these proteins:
- a CDS encoding HU family DNA-binding protein, whose product MDTVTKKELIDRIAEQTGEKRVAVKVVVQAFLDEIVEELEQGNRLEFRDFGVFETKKRAQRVAQNPKTLEKVQVPSKRTVKFKPGRMMKNKVSGD is encoded by the coding sequence AAGAGTTGATTGACAGAATAGCAGAACAGACTGGCGAGAAAAGAGTTGCGGTCAAGGTTGTAGTACAGGCATTCCTTGACGAAATTGTTGAAGAGCTCGAACAGGGCAACAGGCTTGAGTTCCGTGATTTCGGAGTGTTTGAAACAAAAAAGAGAGCTCAGAGGGTAGCCCAGAACCCCAAAACTCTTGAGAAAGTTCAGGTGCCTTCAAAGAGGACAGTGAAATTTAAGCCCGGAAGAATGATGAAAAATAAGGTTTCCGGCGATTAA
- a CDS encoding competence/damage-inducible protein A, which produces MKKAALISVGNELINGSCYDSNAEWLKSKLIDLSFELSLSIKLPDEQQCVAKALKYASEFSDVCIITGGLGPTKDDITREALSLFAGEPLVYRDDLYARIAEYFQKRGRTMSRVNSVQAYIPEGSEPLLNNQGTAPGIKITSDSFVLYSLPGVPSEMKAMFEEHIAPEISGKAFAFRKTLKVFGLGESSAAELLGDMMNRGSNPEINCTVKEYVITLSFLARAGREDPEKLLHLSVDKAKSLLGECVYADEDISLPEAVARKLLDSRKIVTTAESCTGGLIAKLLTDISGSSAYFQNGWITYSNEAKSRQLGVLSETLKQYGAVSEQTVSEMAENALKISEADFSISVSGIAGPSGGSEQKPVGTVYICVASKEKSVVRRLFYPGGRKACRLRTALTALDVLRREFL; this is translated from the coding sequence ATGAAAAAAGCGGCGTTAATATCTGTAGGAAACGAACTCATTAACGGCAGCTGTTATGACAGCAACGCCGAATGGCTTAAGTCTAAGCTTATAGACCTGAGCTTTGAGCTCTCACTTTCAATCAAACTTCCTGATGAACAGCAGTGTGTGGCGAAGGCTCTTAAATATGCCTCTGAGTTTTCCGATGTTTGCATAATCACTGGAGGCTTAGGTCCAACCAAAGATGATATCACGCGTGAAGCCCTCTCGCTATTCGCAGGCGAACCGCTGGTTTACAGGGATGACCTCTATGCCCGCATTGCAGAATATTTCCAAAAACGCGGCCGCACGATGAGCAGGGTAAACTCAGTGCAGGCATATATTCCCGAAGGCAGTGAGCCGCTTTTAAATAATCAAGGAACTGCCCCGGGTATAAAAATCACCTCCGATTCATTTGTCCTATATTCGCTTCCGGGCGTGCCTTCTGAGATGAAGGCGATGTTCGAAGAGCATATCGCCCCTGAGATTTCGGGTAAAGCCTTTGCTTTTAGAAAAACGCTCAAGGTTTTCGGGCTCGGCGAATCAAGCGCAGCAGAGCTGCTCGGAGATATGATGAACAGAGGCTCCAACCCGGAAATCAACTGCACGGTAAAAGAATACGTTATAACCCTTTCGTTTTTGGCAAGGGCCGGCCGTGAGGATCCTGAAAAATTGCTCCATCTTTCAGTTGATAAGGCAAAATCTCTATTGGGTGAGTGCGTTTATGCGGATGAGGATATAAGCCTTCCCGAAGCTGTTGCCCGCAAGCTGCTTGATTCTCGCAAAATTGTAACCACCGCAGAATCCTGCACAGGCGGCCTGATTGCAAAGCTGCTCACTGATATCTCCGGTTCAAGCGCCTATTTTCAAAACGGCTGGATTACCTATTCCAATGAGGCAAAGTCCCGTCAGCTCGGTGTCCTCTCGGAAACACTAAAACAATATGGAGCGGTGAGCGAGCAGACTGTTAGTGAGATGGCGGAAAATGCACTGAAAATCTCAGAGGCAGATTTTTCTATATCTGTTTCAGGGATTGCAGGCCCATCAGGCGGGAGTGAACAAAAACCGGTTGGGACGGTATATATCTGCGTTGCTTCTAAAGAAAAATCTGTTGTAAGGAGGCTATTCTACCCTGGAGGGAGAAAAGCATGCAGGCTTAGAACAGCCCTTACAGCACTCGACGTTCTCCGCAGAGAATTTTTATAG